From one Sphaeramia orbicularis chromosome 9, fSphaOr1.1, whole genome shotgun sequence genomic stretch:
- the clip1a gene encoding CAP-Gly domain-containing linker protein 1 isoform X3 — protein MSTAKPSGIKVPSKIAKPPGTGAPKTNPSTGAKAAAADKSAATGGGGDAQNAEENFQIGERVWVNGNKPGYIQFLGETQFAPGQWAGIVLDEPIGKNDGSVAGVRYFQCEALRGIFTRPSKLSRTEGEANGTQTAPPSRAASPTPSVGSVASHTPTTKSALPSTTKKASTSTPATPATNLARTNSESVSNLSETGSVKKGERELKMGDRVLVGGTKAGVVRFLGETDFAKGEWCGVELDEPLGKNDGAVAGTRYFQCQSKYGLFAPVHKVTRIGFPSTTPAKAKTTVRKVVATPSGLKRSPSASSISTMSSVTSSASAKPSRTGLLTETSSRYNRKISGTTALQEALKEKQQHIEQLMAERDMEKAEVAKATSHAGEMEQEISLLRDDQEQMETKMDQLRALVEAADKDKVELLNQLEEERRKVEDLQFRVEEACITKGDLETQTRLEHAHIKELEQSLLFEKTKAEKLQRELEDTRVATVSERSRIMELEKDLALRTREVTDLQLRLGTQQGGEDSNSTVSPLLDEINSLRDQLASQESKQQEEVGKYKEKLEDQEKRHSETVVQLQAASVRLSGDNEQLQMRLSQAEKENTEVIESWRLKLESAVASHQQAMEELKLSFSKGAGAQTAELVETKSALEKLKLEHKLGLDETEAKHKAESLAWTQEIQALKGQVLSLTEDKERLEESLRSRVERAEEQHLVEMEDVLGKLHAAEVRLKEFEEKEAVLTQQAQDKDRETKEQMAEVVALRSQVAQGNQELETLKTQLEEVQSQGSSQGAKVNKLGSLLDGKEKELLSIQQSLNTVQQQKDALEQELGSLKQKMSESTEEQIKYSKTMQETVEKLSKQEEQCASLTAESESLKSQLAGLERKLKTADEKVEQLTKDKSKLENNISDMMKASGDSSVQLSKMNEDLMQKERRLEELQNHLAEEKEKVAHLNDQLQQEMTRKDEVLKETRSTHQCQISSFEEKIASLEKTVQQGETLVEELKTSHKKSLSEASELHGKELQVMQDQVNQLKQDLSLSKDKGQELQKQVSELQPYKEQAQCLSAELESTKHDVEHLSKQMEKQSLDLELMCKGSKAVETEKSKLENQLSDMQTKLSALEVSHQQLSVQNEELQKTKDILSKHEEELLAKKSCSDEERISLSKELEKLKDDLHQVQIENKNLKQAKDEQQAKIEELEKQTAEKNDMLLKHQQDIQQIETKKKQLLEDYENACKEKIRLEEDMSENISKLTSEKDNLILERDAARNAKKSLDAKNADLQSKIKSLNLEKEDLTMKNTQLQVLTETLAKEKEGMSSEISTVTLDKKNLETMKEELQNKLSATKKELENSLRECEELKASKMSLAQMLEEFKTSSQVTDSERLHLLQEKEDLLAVQRKVCSEKDELLKEIEELKEKLQVSAEQLCQSNEKHKEALSSLEQEKQSFNLQNSETEMTLHALRKEQMSLESALEQQKMDYERLAVEKGELEEKHIKVISEKDALSHEREKLAGDVRAAKDQLDSYSRANADLTQEKSDLTAKLEENQRQKDEAEATVTSLKHDKADLQKKLQKQSSDIELLERGKDKLVEEHCKLKLDSEKAHLDLIQQVDKLTKDYQNLQSLQAETDKKLQSTQEEKEGLLKENQELKCQTKSLLESKVCLKSQLKAEASERSKMTADKDGLSRQIEEQQKKISKLMQENEDISSNLKNTAEQKKSDVASLSTQLKQREQEISQLAVDKEQLVSKLEEMGKQISSLTTEKKKLLTGQSKLDQDITSLRSSQEKWLSERSELLGELDKLQTTQKQLQVDIKTLQSDKEALEKQYREAVGAVSASATMKEELSSSISNLTAQREALQVERDEAAQQVMQLESQLKNALSKQLEATEASGKTAEAFEHLTKEKATLLQEKNEAQSLLEEVRTSKQEMETQLKALMEEKSKHQDDLKVLKEQLCTETQKTKTLSQEIERLKETVSTKSQSLQKLQDEHNKLNEALDNNQKDQSDLMKLKDEQAKLKKQLGELKQSENTLKEQLVKEKAALQQSINKNSALTSEKDQQVENLRSELAVLRGESASVKTLQGMVQALEQDKADLQERVKRLEKDLAAGPDGINKSSGDAVLDQLLEDKETAESQAAIDFLNSVIVDLQRKNEELKDKLEKMAAAALNGNNASELDNYDSLDKEPVKKKPPPRLFCDICDCFDLHDTEDCPTQMQMPDSPPHTTYHGNKGDERPYCDICEVFGHWTESCNDDQTF, from the exons ATGAGCACAGCAAAGCCGAGTGGGATCAAGGTGCCCAGCAAGATTGCAAAACCACCTGGGACGGGAGCACCCAAGACCAACCCCAGCACAG GAGCTAAAGCTGCTGCGGCTGACAAATCAGCTGCTACTGGTGGTGGCGGAGATGCCCAGAATGCTGAGGAAAATTTCCAGATTGGGGAGCGAGTATGGGTGAATGGGAATAAGCCAGGCTATATACAGTTTTTAGGAGAAACACAGTTCGCTCCTGGACAGTGGGCAGGTATAGTTCTAGATGAGCCAATTGGGAAGAATGACGGTTCAGTGGCCGGGGTGCGGTACTTCCAGTGTGAAGCCCTACGAGGAATTTTTACCCGTCCATCCAAGCTGTCTCGCACAGAGGGGGAGGCTAATGGGACCCAGACAGCGCCCCCATCACGAGCTGCATCACCCACTCCTTCAGTCGGAAGTGTAGCCTCCCATACCCCCACCACAAAATCAGCGTTGCCCTCAACAACCAAGAAGGCCTCAACATCTACACCTGCTACACCAGCTACCAACCTTGCACGTACCAACAGTGAATCGGTCTCCAACCTTTCAGAGACTGGTTCAGTCAAGAAAGGCGAAAGAGAACTGAAGATGGGTGACCGTGTGCTG GTTGGTGGTACTAAGGCAGGAGTGGTTCGTTTCCTTGGAGAAACAGATTTTGCCAAAGGCGAGTGGTGTGGTGTGGAACTTGATGAACCCTTAGGCAAGAATGATGGAGCAGTGGCAGGCACAAG ATATTTTCAGTGCCAATCCAAGTATGGCTTATTTGCTCCAGTGCACAAAGTCACACGCATTGGCTTCCCTTCAACCACGCCAGCCAAAGCAAAGACAACAGTTCGAAAAGTTGTGGCTACACCATCAGGCCTGAAGCGAAGCCCCAGTGCCTCTTCAATCAGTACCATGAGCTCTGTGACCTCCTCTGCCAGCGCCAAGCCTAGTCGTACAGGCCTG CTAACAGAGACTTCATCGAGATATAATCGAAAGATTTCGGGCACAACGGCCCTGCAGGAAGCGCTGAAGGAAAAGCAACAGCATATTGAGCAGCTGATGGCTGAGAGGGACATGGAGAAAGCTGAGGTTGCCAAGGCCACCAGCCATGCGGGAGAGATGGAGCAAGAAATTTCCCTGCTCAGGGATGATCAGGAGCAG ATGGAGACAAAAATGGATCAGTTACGTGCCTTGGTAGAAGCTGCAGACAAAGATAAAGTAGAGCTGCTGAATCAGTTGGAAGAGGAGCGCAG GAAAGTGGAGGATCTGCAGTTCCGGGTAGAGGAAGCTTGCATTACCAAAGGAGACTTGGAG ACGCAGACCAGGCTGGAGCATGCCCACATTAAGGAGCTTGAACAGAGCCTGCTCTTTGAAAAGACCAAAGCTGAGAAACTCCAAAGAGAGTTAGAAGACACTAGG GTTGCAACGGTGTCAGAAAGATCTCGAATTATGGAGCTTGAGAAGGACCTTGCACTGCGAACAAGAGAAGTTACAGACCTGCAGCTGCGTCTCGGCACCCAGCAGGGTGGTGAGGACTCGAACTCAACTGTTTCTCCACTGCTTGATGAGATAAATTCTCTGAGAGATCAGTTAGCTTCCCAAGAATCTAAGCAGCAAGAGGAGGTGGGAAAGTACAAGGAGAAGTTGGAAGACCAAGAAAAGCGCCACAGTGAGACAGTTGTCCAGCTTCAGGCTGCATCTGTTCGACTTTCAGGTGACAATGAACAGTTGCAGATGCGCCTAAGCCAGGCTGAGAAGGAGAATACAGAGGTTATTGAATCATGGCGTTTAAAATTAGAGTCTGCCGTTGCCTCTCATCAGCAAGCCATGGAAGAGCTGAAGCTGTCTTTCAGCAAAGGTGCAGGTGCCCAAACTGCAGAGCTTGTAGAAACCAAAAGTGCACTAGAAAAGCTAAAGTTAGAGCACAAGTTGGGTCTAGACGAGACTGAAGCCAAACATAAAGCTGAATCCTTGGCTTGGACTCAGGAGATACAGGCTTTGAAGGGACAGGTTTTGTCTTTGACTGAAGACAAGGAGAGACTGGAGGAGTCACTACGGTCTCGAGTTGAAAGAGCTGAAGAGCAGCACCTCGTGGAGATGGAGGATGTTCTTGGAAAGCTTCATGCTGCTGAAGTTAGATTAAAGGAGTTTGAGGAGAAAGAGGCAGTGTTGACACAACAGGCACAAGACAAGGACAGAGAAACCAAAGAGCAGATGGCAGAGGTGGTGGCTTTGCGTAGCCAAGTAGCACAAGGCAACCAGGAGCTTGAGACCCTCAAGACTCAGTTAGAGGAGGTTCAGAGCCAAGGCAGCTCACAGGGGGCCAAG GTCAATAAATTAGGATCTCTGTTGGATGGAAAAGAGAAGGAACTCCTCTCAATACAGCAGAGTCTAAATACTGTACAACAGCAGAAGGACGCCCTAGAACAAGAACTTGGAAGCCTG aaacaAAAGATGTCTGAAAGCACAGAGGAGCAGATTAAATACTCTAAAACTATGCAAG AAACAGTTGAGAAACTCAGTAAGCAGGAGGAGCAGTGCGCATCCCTGACAGCAGAATCAGAGTCTCTTAAAAGTCAACTGGCAG GACTGGAAAGGAAGCTgaagactgcagatgaaaaggttGAACAGCTTACAAAGGACAAAAGCAAGCTGGAAAATAATATTTCAGACATGATGAAGGCATCTGGTGATAGTTCAGTGCAGCTCTCCAAAATGAACGAAGACCTCATGCAGAAAGAACG GAGGCTTGAGGAATTACAGAATCATTTAGCAGAGGAGAAGGAAAAAGTGGCACACTTGAATGATCAACTCCAGCAAGAAATGACCCGCAAAGATGAGGTGCTCAAGGAGACAAGAAGTACACATCAGTGTCAAATCAGTAGCTTTGAAGAAAAGATTGCATCTCTG GAGAAGACCGTGCAACAAGGTGAAACCCTGGTTGAAGAGCTGAAGACTTCCCACAAGAAGTCCCTGTCTGAGGCATCAGAACTCCATGGGAAGGAGCTTCAGGTGATGCAGGATCAGGTTAACCAGTTAAAGCAGGATCTCAGTCTCTCCAAGGATAAAGGTCAGGAGTTGCAGAAGCAGGTGTCTGAGTTGCAGCCCTATAAGGAGCAGGCACAG TGTCTTTCCGCTGAGCTTGAGTCCACCAAGCATGATGTTGaacatttatccaaacaaatggaaAAGCAGAGTCTAGATCTGGAGCTCATGTGTAAGGGAAGTAAGGCTGTTGAGACTGAGAAAAGTAAACTGGAGAATCAGCTTTCTGATATGCAAACAAAATTATCTGCCCTTGAGGTTAGTCACCAGCAGCTTTCAGTCCAGAATGAAGAACTGCAAAAAACTAAAGATATACTTTCAAAACATGAAGAGGAGCTTCTGGCCAAAAAAAGTTGTTCAGATGAAGAAAGAATTTCTCTCAGCAAAGAGCTGGAGAAGCTAAAAGATGACCTGCATCAAGTACAGATTGAAAACAAAAACCTGAAGCAAGCCAAAGATGAGCAGCAGGCCAAAATTGAGGAACTGGAAAAACAAACTGCAGAGAAGAATGACATGCTGTTAAAGCATCAACAGGACATCCAACAGATTGAGACTAAAAAGAAGCAACTACTCGAGGATTATGAAAATGCCTGCAAAGAGAAGATCAGACTTGAAGAGGACATGAGTGAAAATATATCTAAGCTCACATCTGAGAAGGACAATCTAATTTTAGAGAGAGACGCTGCTAGAAATGCCAAAAAATCCCTTGATGCTAAAAATGCTGATTTGCAGTCAAAAATTAAATCTTTGAACTTAGAAAAAGAAGATCTCACAATGAAGAATACTCAGCTGCAGGTTCTGACAGAAACATTAGCAAAGGAGAAAGAGGGTATGTCTTCTGAAATCAGCACTGTCACGTTGGATAAGAAGAATCTTGAGACAATGAAAGAGGAGCTTCAAAATAAACTCAGTGCCACTAAGAAAGAGTTAGAGAATTCTCTCCGTGAATGTGAAGAACTTAAAGCATCAAAAATGAGCCTGGCTCAGATGTTGGAAGAGTTTAAAACGAGCAGCCAAGTTACTGATTCTGAGAGACTTCACCTTCTACAGGAGAAGGAGGACCTTCTTGCAGTCCAAAGAAAAGTGTGTAGTGAAAAAGATGAGCTCCTCAAAGAGATAGAAGAACTAAAGGAGAAGCTTCAAGTCTCAGCAGAACAACTTTGTCAGTCAAATGAGAAACATAAAGAGGCACTATCATCTTTGGAGCAAGAAAAGCAGTCTTTTAATCTTCAGAATTCTGAAACTGAGATGACTCTTCATGCTTTACGAAAAGAACAAATGAGCCTGGAATCTGCATTAGAGCAACAGAAGATGGATTACGAGCGACTGGCAGTGGAGAAGGGAGAATTAGAAGAGAAGCACATAAAAGTTATATCTGAGAAGGATGCTCTTTCTCATGAGCGAGAAAAGTTAGCAGGTGATGTCCGAGCAGCCAAGGACCAGTTGGATAGTTATTCCAGAGCTAATGCCGACCTTACTCAAGAGAAGTCTGACTTAACAGcaaaactggaagaaaaccaaCGGCAAAAAGATGAGGCTGAAGCTACGGTAACTTCACTGAAACATGACAAAGCTGACCTACAAAagaagttgcagaaacaaagctctGATATAGAACTTCTTGAAAGGGGCAAAGATAAATTGGTTGAGGAACACTGTAAACTAAAACTAGATTCTGAAAAAGCTCATTTAGACCTCATTCAACAGGTGGACAAGCTTACAAAAGATTATCAGAATCTGCAGTCACTTCAGGCTGAGACCGACAAAAAATTGCAATCTACACAAGAAGAGAAAGAGGGTCTGTTGAAAGAAAACCAGGAACTGAAATGTCAAACTAAATCATTGTTAGAGTCCAAGGTTTGTCTTAAGTCCCAGTTAAAGGCTGAAGCCAGTGAACGGAGTAAAATGACCGCTGATAAAGATGGTCTCTCCAGACAGATTGAAGAGCAGCAGAAGAAGATCTCCAAACTCATGCAAGAAAATGAGGATATATCCTCTAATCTCAAGAACACTGCTGAACAGAAGAAGTCAGATGTGGCATCTCTGAGCACACAATTAAAGCAGAGAGAGCAAGAAATTAGTCAGCTGGCTGTAGATAAAGAACAGCTTGTCTCTAAACTTGAGGAGATGGGAAAGCAGATTTCCTCCCTgaccacagaaaagaaaaagctTTTAACTGGACAGAGTAAATTAGATCAGGACATCACCTCTCTTCGCAGTAGTCAAGAAAAATGGCTTTCAGAGCGATCAGAGCTCCTTGGAGAGTTAGACAAGTTGCAGACCACCCAAAAACAACTACAAGTAGATATCAAGACATTACAAAGTGATAAAGAAGCTTTGGAAAAGCAATACAGGGAGGCTGTTGGGGCGGTGTCAGCTTCTGCAACTATGAAAGAAGAGCTTTCCTCCAGCATCTCTAACTTGACAGCTCAGAGGGAAGCCCTGCAAGTGGAGAGAGATGAAGCCGCCCAGCAAGTCATGCAGCTCGAGTCCCAACTAAAAAATGCGCTTTCTAAGCAGCTTGAG GCAACAGAGGCTTCTGGGAAAACTGCTGAGGCCTTTGAGCATCTGACAAAGGAAAAAGCCACTTTACTGCAGGAGAAAAATGAAGCCCAGTCTTTGTTGGAAGAGGTCCGTACTTCGAAACAGGAAATGGAGACTCAG CTTAAAGCACTAATGGAGGAGAAGTCCAAGCACCAAGATGACCTGAAAGTATTGAAAGAGCAGCTTTGCACAGAAACTCAGAAGACCAAGACTCTCTCCCAGGAAAT TGAGCGGCTGAAAGAAACTGTTTCAACGAAGTCGCAATCCCTTCAGAAACTGCAGGATGAGCACAACAAGCTGAATGAAGCGCTTGATAACAATCAAAAAGATCAGAGTGATCTTATGAAG CTCAAGGATGAACAGGCAAAACTCAAGAAACAGTTAGGAGAGTTGAAGCAAAG TGAGAATACGTTGAAGGAGCAGTTGGTGAAAGAAAAGGCTGCCCTTCAGCAGTCCATCAATAAAAACAGTGCCTTAACCTCTGAAAAGGACCAGCAAGTGGAAAACCTAAGGAGCGAG CTGGCTGTACTTCGTGGGGAAAGTGCCTCTGTTAAGACACTCCAGGGTATGGTTCAGGCCTTGGAACAGGACAAGGCTGATCTTCAAGAGCGTGTTAAGAGACTGGAGAAGGATCTGGCTGCAGGGCCTGATGGTATCAACAAGTCCTCAG GTGATGCAGTGTTGGACCAACTGCTGGAGGACAAGGAGACTGCAGAGAGTCAG